In Candidatus Rhabdochlamydia sp. T3358, one genomic interval encodes:
- a CDS encoding ribonucleotide-diphosphate reductase subunit beta: MNETTDTRKRVNVAQKKLINCNQVDVNQLMPLKYNWAWEHYMNGCANHWMPTEVPMAKDIELWKAKTLSEDERRVIMRNLGFFSTAESLVGNNIVLAIFKHVTNPEVRQYLLRQAFEEAIHTHSFVYICESLNLDQGLVFNMYNEIASIKAKDEFQMQLTAEVLDPNFSTDTTQGAQKFLENLIGYYLIMEGIFFYSGFVMILSFHRQNKMTGIGEQFQYILRDETVHLNFGIDLINGIKEENPDLWTFEFQNQIIRKIKHAVELEIAYAQDCLPRGILGLTSSMFREYVQYVADRRLERIGLKAVYHSKNPFPWMSETMDLGKEKNFFETRVTEYQSASSLTW; encoded by the coding sequence ATGAACGAAACTACAGACACAAGAAAACGAGTTAATGTAGCACAGAAAAAACTGATTAACTGCAATCAGGTAGATGTAAATCAACTCATGCCTCTTAAATACAATTGGGCATGGGAACATTATATGAATGGTTGCGCCAATCATTGGATGCCTACTGAAGTTCCTATGGCTAAAGATATCGAGCTCTGGAAAGCTAAAACTTTAAGTGAAGATGAACGCAGAGTGATTATGCGTAACTTAGGGTTTTTTAGCACCGCTGAGAGCTTAGTTGGCAATAATATCGTACTGGCTATCTTTAAGCATGTAACAAATCCTGAAGTGCGTCAATACCTGCTGCGCCAGGCATTTGAAGAAGCTATTCATACCCATTCCTTTGTCTATATCTGTGAATCCTTAAACCTTGATCAAGGTCTAGTATTCAACATGTACAATGAAATCGCTAGCATTAAAGCTAAAGATGAGTTTCAAATGCAGCTAACAGCTGAGGTTTTGGATCCTAATTTCTCAACTGATACAACACAAGGAGCGCAAAAATTTTTAGAAAATCTGATTGGCTATTACCTCATTATGGAAGGGATTTTCTTCTATAGTGGATTTGTCATGATTCTCTCCTTCCATCGCCAAAATAAAATGACGGGAATTGGCGAACAATTCCAGTACATCTTACGCGACGAGACCGTCCATTTAAACTTTGGCATTGATCTCATTAATGGAATTAAAGAAGAAAATCCAGACCTCTGGACTTTTGAGTTTCAAAATCAGATTATTCGAAAAATTAAACACGCTGTTGAATTAGAGATCGCTTATGCTCAAGATTGCCTACCTAGAGGAATCCTTGGCCTTACCTCTTCTATGTTCCGCGAGTACGTACAATATGTTGCAGACCGTAGGTTAGAAAGAATCGGTCTTAAAGCGGTCTATCACTCAAAAAATCCCTTCCCTTGGATGAGTGAAACAATGGACCTTGGCAAAGAGAAAAACTTCTTTGAAACCCGTGTGACAGAATACCAATCAGCTTCGTCCCTTACCTGGTAA